In the genome of Carboxydocella sporoproducens DSM 16521, the window CTCGTCCGTTATTTCCTGGAAGTTGTCTTTTCCCCGGCGTGCCCTTTGAAGGTCCGGGTAGGAGCAAACTCACCCAGCTTGTGTCCGACCATTTCTTCAGTAATATACACAGGCACGTGCTTTCTGCCATCATGCACAGCAATAGTATGCCCAACCATTTCCGGGAAAATGGTGGAACGACGGGACCAGGTCTTAATGACCCGCTTTTCCCCTTTTTCATTTAAAGCCCGCACTTTTTTCAGCAGGTGCTCATCACAAAACGGTCCTTTTTTCAGGCTTCTGCCCATCTTCGCATCTGCCTCCCTTCACGCTGTCTTTCGCAGGTTATTTATTGCGACGGCGCACAATAAACTTATCAGTAGGATGGTTCTTCTTCCGGGTTTTAGCACCCAGAGCCGGTTTACCCCAGGGTGTAACCGGGTTACGCCCGATAGGTGAACGACCTTCACCACCACCATGCGGGTGATCGACAGGGTTCATTACCACACCGCGGACGGTAGGTCTGATACCCAGCCAGCGAGCCCGACCAGCTTTACCGATAGTAATGTTTTCATGATCCAGGTTGCCTACCTGACCGATGGTAGCCCGGCACTCGGCCAGTACTTTCCGCAATTCACCGGAAGGCATGCGCAGCAAGGCATACTTGCCTTCCTTGGCCATCAGCTGAGCATAGGAACCAGCAGAACGTGCCAGCTGGCCACCACGGCCCGGCTTGAGCTCGATATTGTGGACAGTGGTACCTACCGGAATATTGCGCAACGGCAGAGCATTGCCCACTTTAATATCCGCTTCCGGCCCGGAGTAAATGACATCGCCAACTTTCAGACCAACAGGGGCGATGATATAGCGTTTTTCCCCGTCAGCATAGTTGATCAGGGCAATGCGAGCACTCCGGTTCGGATCGTACTCGATAGTAGCAACGCGGCCAGGAATGCCATCTTTGTTGCGTTTGAAATCAATGATCCGGTACATCCGCTTATGTCCGCCACCTTGATGGCGCACAGTCAACCGACCCTGATTGTTGCGGCCAGCCTTTTTCTTGAGAGGCTCCAGCAGGGATTTTTCCGGCTTATCAGTAGTAATCTCCTCAAAAGTGGAGACAGTTACAAAGCGGCGGCCCGGAGAGGTGGGTTTAAAGGACTTGATCGCCATTATGGTTCCCTCCCTTTCCTTGCGTCTTACACACCTTCGAACAATTCGATCTTGTGGCCTTCAGCCAGTTTAACTATCGCCTTTTTCTTGTCAGGGGTCTTGCCAACAGTACGGCCTACCCGCTTGGTTTTACCCTTGATGTTCATGGTCCAGACATCTACAACTTTTACACCAAAGGCTTTTTCCACAGCATGCTTGATTTCGACTTTGTTAGCTGCAGGATTGACCAGAAAAGTATATTTATTTTCGGCCAGCAAAGCCATGGACTTTTCCGATACTACGGGGCGAATCAGCACATCTTGATAGCTCCGCATTAGGCTAGCACCTCCTCGACCCGAGCCACTGCATCTTTGGTGATAACCAGACTGCCGTGTTTGAGCAGGTCATATACATTAATGCCAGAGGCAGTTACCGGTTTTACCCCAGGAATGTTGCGAGCAGATTTGAAGACGTTCTCATCCAGCTGAGCAGTTACCACCAGAGCATTTTGGGCTTTCAGGTTGTTCAGGACTTTCACCATTTCCTTGGTCTTAGGAGCCTCAAAGCTCAGATTGTCCAGTACAAAAATCTCATTAGCCAGAACCTTGGCGGAAAGCGCAGACTTCAGTGCCAGTCTTCTTACCTTCTTGGGCAACTTAAAGCCATACTTGCGCGGCTTGGGACCAAACACGATACCGCCCCCACGCCAGATAGGAGAACGAATGCTCCCGTGACGAGCCCGACCGGTACCTTTTTGCCGCCAGGGCTTCTTGCCACCGCCAGCGACCTCAGCCCTGGTCTTAGTGGAATGGGTGCCAGCCCGTTCAGCGGCCAGCTGAGCCACCACTGCTTGATGCAGCACATGCTTGTTGGGCTCAATGCCGAAGATCTCATCTTTCAGCTCAATTTCGCCCACCTGTTCACCGTTGATATTGTACAGTGCCACTTTAGGCATCACTTTTTCCTCCTTTCCTGCCGTTTATCTTTAAGCTTTGACGCTAGGTTTGATGATCAGCAGGCTGTTTTTGTTGCCGGGTACACTGCCTTTAATAACCAGCAGGTTGCGTTCCCGGTCAACTTTTACCACTTGCAGGTTTTGTACAGTAACCCTTTCTCCACCCATACGCCCCGGCAGAGGACGGCCTTTAAATACCCGAGCCGGGCCTTTAGCACCCAGAGAACCGACGCGACGGTGGTACTTAGAACCGTGAGCCATTGGGCCGCGGGCAAAACCGTGCCGTTTGATGGCACCGGCAAAACCTTTACCCTTGGAAATACCGGTTACATCCACTGCTTCTCCTTCAGCAAAAATATCAGCGAAAATTTCCTGACCTACCTGATATTCATCGACATTATCTACGCGGAATTCGCGAACGTAGCGCTTGG includes:
- the rpsS gene encoding 30S ribosomal protein S19 — protein: MGRSLKKGPFCDEHLLKKVRALNEKGEKRVIKTWSRRSTIFPEMVGHTIAVHDGRKHVPVYITEEMVGHKLGEFAPTRTFKGHAGEKTTSRK
- the rplB gene encoding 50S ribosomal protein L2; protein product: MAIKSFKPTSPGRRFVTVSTFEEITTDKPEKSLLEPLKKKAGRNNQGRLTVRHQGGGHKRMYRIIDFKRNKDGIPGRVATIEYDPNRSARIALINYADGEKRYIIAPVGLKVGDVIYSGPEADIKVGNALPLRNIPVGTTVHNIELKPGRGGQLARSAGSYAQLMAKEGKYALLRMPSGELRKVLAECRATIGQVGNLDHENITIGKAGRARWLGIRPTVRGVVMNPVDHPHGGGEGRSPIGRNPVTPWGKPALGAKTRKKNHPTDKFIVRRRNK
- the rplW gene encoding 50S ribosomal protein L23, whose product is MRSYQDVLIRPVVSEKSMALLAENKYTFLVNPAANKVEIKHAVEKAFGVKVVDVWTMNIKGKTKRVGRTVGKTPDKKKAIVKLAEGHKIELFEGV
- the rplD gene encoding 50S ribosomal protein L4 yields the protein MPKVALYNINGEQVGEIELKDEIFGIEPNKHVLHQAVVAQLAAERAGTHSTKTRAEVAGGGKKPWRQKGTGRARHGSIRSPIWRGGGIVFGPKPRKYGFKLPKKVRRLALKSALSAKVLANEIFVLDNLSFEAPKTKEMVKVLNNLKAQNALVVTAQLDENVFKSARNIPGVKPVTASGINVYDLLKHGSLVITKDAVARVEEVLA
- the rplC gene encoding 50S ribosomal protein L3 yields the protein MAKGILGRKVGMTQLFTEDGKLIPVTVIEAGPCVVVQKKTVETDGYNAIQVAFGDVKETRVNKPLKGHFAKAGVQPKRYVREFRVDNVDEYQVGQEIFADIFAEGEAVDVTGISKGKGFAGAIKRHGFARGPMAHGSKYHRRVGSLGAKGPARVFKGRPLPGRMGGERVTVQNLQVVKVDRERNLLVIKGSVPGNKNSLLIIKPSVKA